A genomic segment from Spinacia oleracea cultivar Varoflay chromosome 3, BTI_SOV_V1, whole genome shotgun sequence encodes:
- the LOC130469514 gene encoding flavonol 4'-sulfotransferase-like, translated as MLGYWKASLERSDKVLFLKYEDLKGDTISHVKKLAEFAGVPFSPQEESDGAIQEIIQLCSIKNLKELEVNKIGVFNKYYDKKSYFRKGEVGDGIHHFTPSMAERMNKLMQQKFEVTGL; from the coding sequence ATGCTTGGATATTGGAAGGCGAGTTTAGAGAGGTCTGACAAGGTGTTATTTCTTAAGTACGAGGATCTTAAAGGTGATACAATAAGTCATGTTAAGAAGTTGGCTGAATTTGCTGGGGTGCCATTTTCTCCCCAAGAGGAAAGTGATGGTGCCATACAAGAGATTATACAACTTTGCAGCATTAAAAACTTGAAAGAATTGGAGGTTAATAAGATTGGAGTTTTTAACAAGTACTATGACAAGAAGAGTTATTTTAGGAAGGGGGAAGTGGGAGATGGGATCCACCATTTCACACCTAGTATGGCCGAGAGAATGAATAAACTCATGcaacaaaaatttgaagttACTGGTTTGTGA
- the LOC110775672 gene encoding protein FAR1-RELATED SEQUENCE 5 isoform X1 — protein MDSDEETGVLETSAKESLDVGGGNGIVEPYEGMVFDSEEEGKEFYDDYARKVGFVMRVMSCRRSEVDGRILARRFGCNKEGYCLSIRGKLGQVKKPRASTRGGCKAMILVKLDKSRKWVVTRFVKDHNHQLVISSREARTKLDDKDKKIQELTTELRNEKRLCIMYQEQLIAFMKDVEDHNTQITKKVQAVLINIKEVENQEPKSLQLG, from the exons A TGGATTCTGATGAAGAAACTGGTGTATTGGAGACTTCAGCTAAGGAATCATTGGATGTCGGTGGAGGAAATGGCATTGTAGAGCCGTACGAGGGTATGGTGTTTGATTCTGAAGAGGAAGGCAAAGAATTTTATGATGATTATGCTAGGAAAGTAGGGTTTGTCATGCGGGTGATGTCATGTCGTCGCTCCGAGGTTGATGGTAGGATATTAGCCCGTCGTTTTGGATGTAATAAAGAGGGTTACTGTTTAAGCATTCGTGGAAAACTTGGTCAGGTCAAGAAACCAAGGGCGAGTACCCGTGGGGGCTGTAAGGCAATGATTCTTGTAAAATTAGACAAGTCGAGGAAATGGGTTGTCACGAGATTTGTTAAAGATCACAATCATCAATTGGTGATTTCTTCAAGGGAAGCTCGGACAAAATTG GATGACAAAGATAAGAAGATTCAGGAGCTAACTACGGagttaaggaatgaaaaacGTTTGTGCATCATGTATCAAGAACAATTGATTGCTTTTATGAAAGATGTTGAAGACCACAATACCCAGATAACGAAGAAAGTTCAAGCTGTTCTTATCAATATTAAAGAAGTTGAAAATCAAGAACCAAAGTCCTTGCAACTGGGATAG
- the LOC110775672 gene encoding protein FAR1-RELATED SEQUENCE 5 isoform X2: MVFDSEEEGKEFYDDYARKVGFVMRVMSCRRSEVDGRILARRFGCNKEGYCLSIRGKLGQVKKPRASTRGGCKAMILVKLDKSRKWVVTRFVKDHNHQLVISSREARTKLDDKDKKIQELTTELRNEKRLCIMYQEQLIAFMKDVEDHNTQITKKVQAVLINIKEVENQEPKSLQLG, from the exons ATGGTGTTTGATTCTGAAGAGGAAGGCAAAGAATTTTATGATGATTATGCTAGGAAAGTAGGGTTTGTCATGCGGGTGATGTCATGTCGTCGCTCCGAGGTTGATGGTAGGATATTAGCCCGTCGTTTTGGATGTAATAAAGAGGGTTACTGTTTAAGCATTCGTGGAAAACTTGGTCAGGTCAAGAAACCAAGGGCGAGTACCCGTGGGGGCTGTAAGGCAATGATTCTTGTAAAATTAGACAAGTCGAGGAAATGGGTTGTCACGAGATTTGTTAAAGATCACAATCATCAATTGGTGATTTCTTCAAGGGAAGCTCGGACAAAATTG GATGACAAAGATAAGAAGATTCAGGAGCTAACTACGGagttaaggaatgaaaaacGTTTGTGCATCATGTATCAAGAACAATTGATTGCTTTTATGAAAGATGTTGAAGACCACAATACCCAGATAACGAAGAAAGTTCAAGCTGTTCTTATCAATATTAAAGAAGTTGAAAATCAAGAACCAAAGTCCTTGCAACTGGGATAG